In the genome of Deinococcus cellulosilyticus NBRC 106333 = KACC 11606, one region contains:
- a CDS encoding ABC transporter permease: protein MRNVLVWYGELTSAGSLRRRGLVFLLPALLWLLGFLILPGLVLIAVSFAERGTYGDIVWNLSPENYKRALGFGLFGWSPDYLLILWRSVLVAGVTSLFSVLLAYPLAFFIASRPERTRYLWLTLVIIPFWTNLVIRTYAWFLLLAPESPFVKLLASLNLVQPGDALYPSAFAVYLGMVSAFLPFVVLPLYSSVERLNWRLVEAAQDLYANPIRVFMQAILPQTLPGLTVGVILTFIPAMGMFVVPDLLGGAKYLLVGNLIQQQFGASRDWPFAAAIALGLMLMTLVALRIYRTRATEVDLV, encoded by the coding sequence ATGAGAAACGTGCTGGTCTGGTACGGTGAACTCACCTCTGCCGGGAGCCTGCGCAGACGGGGCCTGGTCTTTCTGCTTCCTGCCCTTTTGTGGCTTCTGGGTTTCCTGATCCTGCCGGGTCTGGTCCTGATCGCTGTGAGCTTCGCAGAGCGTGGAACATACGGGGACATCGTGTGGAACCTGAGCCCTGAAAACTACAAACGGGCGCTGGGTTTTGGATTGTTTGGATGGAGCCCTGATTATCTGCTGATCCTCTGGCGCTCTGTTCTGGTGGCTGGGGTGACCAGTCTTTTTTCCGTGCTGCTGGCCTACCCGCTTGCTTTTTTCATTGCCTCCCGTCCAGAGCGCACCCGCTATTTGTGGCTGACCCTGGTGATCATTCCCTTCTGGACCAATCTGGTGATTCGCACCTACGCATGGTTTCTGCTGCTGGCCCCCGAGTCTCCTTTTGTGAAGCTGCTGGCTTCCCTGAATCTGGTGCAGCCTGGAGACGCGCTTTACCCCAGTGCATTCGCCGTTTACCTGGGGATGGTCTCTGCTTTTCTGCCTTTTGTGGTTCTGCCCCTCTACAGCAGTGTTGAGCGCCTCAACTGGAGGCTGGTGGAGGCCGCGCAGGACCTGTACGCCAATCCGATCCGGGTGTTCATGCAGGCGATCTTGCCCCAGACCCTCCCTGGCCTCACGGTGGGGGTGATCCTCACCTTCATTCCGGCAATGGGCATGTTTGTGGTGCCAGACCTCCTTGGAGGGGCAAAATACCTGCTGGTGGGGAACCTGATCCAGCAGCAGTTCGGAGCGAGCCGTGACTGGCCTTTCGCTGCTGCCATCGCTCTGGGTCTGATGCTCATGACCCTGGTGGCCCTGAGGATCTACCGCACCCGCGCCACCGAGGTGGACCTCGTATGA
- a CDS encoding GNAT family N-acetyltransferase, whose amino-acid sequence MPERFRVVQSTPDMAHRLAEIQRACFPDLAEGELMRAEHYLSHQKVFPEGQHAVLDEETGQVAASSSDLRMNVDFEHFEHRYMDAVDNNYLTNHNPAGEWLYGADIAVHPEYRGHGLSTLLYNARHDLIRRLGLKGHVAGAMPKGYHLHPDLSIEEYVQKVVAGELRDPVLSVQLKRGYQVHGIIPDYLEDPSCGHYGVFIVWHNPEVSQ is encoded by the coding sequence GTGCCTGAGCGTTTTCGGGTGGTGCAGTCCACCCCGGACATGGCGCACAGGCTCGCTGAAATCCAGCGGGCCTGCTTCCCCGACCTTGCCGAAGGGGAACTGATGCGGGCAGAGCACTACCTCTCCCACCAGAAGGTCTTTCCGGAAGGTCAGCATGCCGTTCTGGATGAAGAGACTGGACAGGTTGCAGCATCAAGCAGTGACCTCAGGATGAATGTGGATTTCGAGCACTTTGAGCACCGCTACATGGACGCTGTGGACAACAATTACCTCACCAATCACAACCCGGCAGGGGAGTGGCTGTATGGGGCAGACATTGCCGTGCATCCAGAGTACAGAGGTCATGGTCTGAGCACACTCCTGTACAACGCCAGGCACGATCTGATCCGCAGGCTGGGTTTAAAGGGTCATGTGGCTGGAGCGATGCCCAAAGGCTACCACTTGCATCCAGATTTGAGCATCGAAGAATATGTACAGAAAGTCGTGGCAGGCGAACTCAGAGATCCGGTGCTCAGTGTGCAATTGAAAAGGGGCTATCAGGTGCATGGCATCATTCCGGATTATCTGGAAGACCCGAGCTGTGGACATTACGGGGTGTTCATCGTCTGGCACAACCCTGAGGTGTCCCAATGA
- a CDS encoding aspartate aminotransferase family protein: MPHIQLNTPIPGPKSTEIMKRRMEAVSNALGQAMPISVKRAKGSLVEDVDGNVLIDLAGGIGTLGVGHAPDFVVKAIQEQAENLVHMCSIVATYEPYVELCEELNRITPGDFKKKTLLANGGSEAVENAVKFARRYTGRQGVIVFEGAYHGRTNLTMSMTSKYALFKKGFGPFASEIYRVPAPSFYRVPKGMTQEAYLEWCCNNLEHALISHVDGSALAAIVIEPVLGEGGFIPMPEPFLRKIREICTREGAVMIADEIQSGSGRTGKLYAIEHSGVVPDLIISAKSLGGGMPISAVTGRAEIIDAPHTGGVGSTYGGNPVACAAALAAIRHINTPEVLSQAARVERVVREVFEPLKGKVAALGDVRGVGAMMAVEFVKDHDTLEPWSDFVMEVVKRSLQRGVIVIRAGLYTNCIRFLPQLDIPEDQLREALQVVAEVVQQVDQDLGVVRA, from the coding sequence ATGCCCCACATCCAGCTCAACACCCCCATCCCAGGCCCGAAAAGCACAGAAATCATGAAACGCCGCATGGAGGCCGTCTCCAATGCCCTCGGTCAGGCCATGCCCATCTCGGTGAAACGGGCAAAAGGTTCACTGGTCGAAGATGTCGATGGGAATGTCCTGATTGACCTTGCCGGGGGGATTGGCACCCTCGGGGTGGGCCATGCACCTGATTTTGTGGTGAAAGCCATCCAGGAGCAGGCAGAAAACCTGGTTCACATGTGCTCCATCGTGGCCACCTATGAGCCTTATGTGGAGCTCTGTGAGGAACTGAACCGCATCACCCCCGGAGACTTCAAAAAGAAAACCCTGCTGGCCAACGGTGGCTCTGAAGCCGTGGAAAACGCTGTGAAGTTTGCCCGCAGGTACACCGGACGCCAGGGGGTGATTGTTTTTGAAGGGGCCTACCACGGACGCACCAACCTGACCATGAGCATGACCAGCAAATACGCCCTGTTCAAAAAGGGATTTGGTCCATTCGCCTCGGAAATTTACCGTGTGCCTGCCCCCAGCTTCTACCGTGTTCCAAAAGGCATGACGCAGGAAGCCTACCTGGAGTGGTGCTGCAACAATCTGGAGCATGCCCTGATCTCCCATGTGGATGGGAGTGCTCTGGCTGCGATTGTCATTGAGCCTGTGCTCGGAGAGGGGGGCTTCATCCCGATGCCTGAACCCTTCCTGCGCAAAATCCGCGAAATCTGCACCCGTGAAGGGGCTGTGATGATCGCCGATGAGATCCAGTCTGGCTCTGGCCGCACTGGAAAACTCTATGCCATTGAGCATTCTGGGGTGGTTCCTGATCTCATCATCAGTGCCAAGAGCCTGGGTGGAGGAATGCCCATCAGTGCCGTGACGGGACGTGCAGAGATCATTGATGCACCGCACACCGGAGGGGTGGGCAGCACCTACGGGGGCAATCCGGTGGCCTGTGCTGCAGCCCTGGCCGCCATAAGGCACATCAACACGCCAGAAGTGCTGTCTCAGGCCGCCAGGGTGGAGCGTGTGGTCCGGGAGGTCTTTGAGCCTTTAAAAGGCAAAGTGGCTGCCCTGGGTGATGTGCGTGGGGTCGGGGCCATGATGGCCGTTGAGTTTGTCAAAGACCACGATACGCTGGAGCCCTGGTCGGACTTCGTGATGGAAGTGGTGAAACGCAGCCTGCAACGGGGTGTCATTGTGATCCGGGCTGGCCTGTACACCAATTGCATCCGCTTCCTGCCTCAGCTTGACATTCCTGAAGACCAGCTTCGTGAAGCCCTGCAGGTGGTCGCAGAAGTGGTGCAGCAGGTGGACCAGGACCTGGGGGTGGTCCGTGCCTGA
- a CDS encoding PucR family transcriptional regulator, with the protein MKLSHLLDLSAFHFRPVTGVSLDQDIRWVAVIDIPNAWNWIQEGQLLLTTGYTWPHDPEELQVFIARIAERRPVGIALAVPHFFEQFPEAAREEAERQGLAAFELPWEIPFGVLTEAIHKELLREHYVLLERSEQIHRALTQAVATLAGFRELARVLADLLDREVIFVGSGGEVLGAHPAVQPFLLPEFAYSLKGAVLKKEGVVSPIRVGEQLSGWVVVRGGKTPLSELDVRAAEHASVVAALQIVHERALSLQEARLGYAFFESLLDASESMSSQVIERAARLGFKKDLRFRLGAVQLHTPVPLSEAAFKAREALASDLRDALKSCSAPQLLSLQQNHVIFVLPEDHAPVQLWSRIRRPGCSMAFSRLYQGLSEVGLAYQDLQMMLPHSKEGQLHHYDDLLIPRVLAGDREARTAFLDDLFSRLPREDLRGTLMAFVQCGFQLKKTAMKLQVHINTLRYRLERISEATGWDLEDVQTRFKLQLADHLLLENHKK; encoded by the coding sequence ATGAAACTCTCTCACCTGCTGGACCTGAGTGCTTTCCATTTCCGGCCTGTGACAGGGGTGTCACTGGACCAGGACATCCGCTGGGTGGCGGTGATTGACATTCCCAATGCCTGGAACTGGATTCAGGAGGGGCAGTTGCTGCTCACCACCGGGTACACCTGGCCACATGATCCTGAGGAATTGCAGGTTTTCATCGCCCGGATTGCCGAGCGCAGGCCTGTCGGGATTGCCCTTGCGGTGCCGCATTTTTTTGAGCAGTTCCCGGAGGCGGCCCGTGAGGAGGCAGAGCGGCAGGGTCTGGCCGCCTTTGAGCTTCCCTGGGAGATCCCATTTGGGGTGCTGACTGAGGCCATCCACAAGGAACTCCTGAGGGAGCATTATGTCCTGCTGGAGCGTTCCGAGCAGATTCACCGGGCACTGACACAGGCGGTGGCAACCCTGGCTGGATTCAGGGAACTGGCGAGGGTCCTGGCTGACCTGCTGGACCGGGAAGTGATTTTTGTGGGTTCAGGAGGGGAGGTGCTTGGTGCCCACCCTGCAGTTCAGCCTTTTCTGCTTCCAGAGTTTGCCTACAGCCTGAAAGGTGCAGTCCTCAAAAAAGAAGGTGTGGTGTCCCCAATCCGGGTGGGTGAGCAGCTTTCCGGATGGGTGGTGGTGCGGGGAGGGAAGACCCCTCTTTCAGAACTCGATGTGCGGGCAGCCGAGCATGCCTCGGTGGTGGCGGCCCTGCAGATCGTGCACGAGCGTGCCCTGAGCCTGCAGGAGGCCCGTCTGGGTTATGCCTTTTTTGAGTCGTTGCTGGATGCTTCAGAAAGCATGTCCTCACAGGTGATTGAGCGCGCGGCACGTCTGGGCTTCAAGAAGGACCTGAGGTTCAGGCTGGGGGCAGTGCAGCTTCATACGCCAGTTCCCCTGTCCGAAGCGGCTTTCAAGGCCAGAGAAGCCCTGGCATCGGACCTCAGAGATGCACTGAAAAGCTGTTCTGCGCCGCAACTGCTCAGCTTGCAGCAGAACCATGTGATTTTTGTGCTCCCTGAAGACCATGCTCCAGTGCAGCTCTGGAGCAGGATCAGGCGTCCGGGGTGCAGCATGGCCTTTTCTCGCCTGTACCAGGGGCTTTCTGAGGTGGGACTGGCCTATCAGGACCTGCAAATGATGTTGCCCCACTCGAAAGAGGGGCAGTTGCACCATTATGATGACCTGCTGATTCCCAGGGTGCTTGCCGGAGACAGAGAAGCCAGGACAGCTTTTCTGGATGACCTGTTTTCCAGGCTGCCCCGCGAAGATCTGCGTGGCACCCTGATGGCTTTTGTGCAGTGTGGCTTTCAGTTGAAGAAAACTGCCATGAAGTTGCAGGTCCACATCAACACCCTGCGGTACCGTCTGGAGCGGATTTCGGAGGCCACAGGCTGGGATTTGGAGGATGTGCAGACCCGCTTTAAGCTGCAACTGGCCGACCACCTGTTGTTGGAAAACCACAAAAAGTAG
- a CDS encoding OsmC family protein: MAVKKMVLHHLGEQRYVGFNETGQQVLIDNSATKVGPSPMEVLLGALAACTAVDVVEIMRKRKTPLAAYRIEAEGERAEGIPARYVKITLRHIGKGEGVTREQLEKAAHLSHEKYCSVAASLNCPVEVTAEVEA; this comes from the coding sequence ATGGCTGTGAAGAAAATGGTTTTGCATCACCTCGGTGAACAGCGTTATGTCGGATTCAATGAAACAGGGCAGCAGGTGCTCATTGACAACAGTGCCACCAAAGTGGGCCCGAGCCCCATGGAAGTGCTGCTGGGCGCCCTGGCCGCCTGCACTGCAGTGGATGTGGTTGAGATCATGCGCAAAAGAAAAACCCCTCTGGCCGCTTACCGCATCGAGGCTGAAGGGGAGCGGGCAGAAGGCATTCCTGCCCGTTACGTGAAAATCACCCTCAGGCACATCGGGAAGGGTGAAGGGGTGACCAGAGAGCAGCTTGAGAAAGCAGCCCACCTGTCTCACGAAAAATACTGCTCTGTTGCCGCCAGCCTGAACTGCCCGGTCGAAGTGACCGCAGAAGTTGAAGCATAA
- a CDS encoding polyamine ABC transporter substrate-binding protein, producing the protein MKTSKCWMLGLTLISGMAFGAGKELRIYNWSEYMDPQILKDFEKKTGIKVRQDLFESNEEMVAKLQAGGVSQYDIIVPSNFIVPTLINLKLVQPLDLKKIPNLKNLDPKFKKLPFDPNNKYSVAYQWGTIGLVYNKDVIKKPPTSWAVIFDPKQANKKFVMFDSIREMMAIALGYLGHDINTVDPNQVKAAGKLLFDTKKNSNFQGFDAGVVGKNKVLAGTVTMAVAYNGDAARAMSESPKIGYVLPKEGGSIWVDSLMVPAKAPNKDAAMQFINYILDAKVGAQLSNFIQYATPNKASLPYINAKDRKNPAIYPTEAEIKNLKYIVDLGKNNRLYDEVWTEVKSR; encoded by the coding sequence ATGAAAACTTCAAAATGCTGGATGCTGGGCCTCACGCTGATCTCGGGAATGGCTTTTGGTGCAGGAAAAGAACTGCGCATCTACAACTGGTCGGAATACATGGACCCACAGATCCTCAAGGACTTTGAGAAGAAAACCGGCATCAAGGTGCGCCAGGACCTCTTTGAATCCAACGAGGAGATGGTTGCCAAGCTGCAGGCCGGAGGGGTGAGCCAGTACGACATCATCGTGCCTTCCAACTTCATTGTGCCCACCCTGATCAACCTGAAACTGGTGCAACCGCTGGACCTCAAGAAAATCCCCAACCTCAAGAACCTCGATCCCAAATTCAAGAAACTCCCCTTCGATCCCAACAACAAGTACTCGGTGGCTTACCAGTGGGGCACCATTGGACTGGTCTACAACAAGGATGTGATCAAAAAGCCTCCAACCAGCTGGGCAGTGATCTTCGATCCCAAACAGGCCAACAAGAAATTCGTGATGTTTGACTCCATCCGCGAGATGATGGCCATTGCACTCGGATACCTCGGACACGACATCAACACCGTGGACCCCAACCAGGTGAAAGCCGCTGGCAAACTCTTGTTCGACACCAAAAAGAACAGCAATTTCCAGGGATTCGATGCGGGCGTGGTGGGCAAGAACAAGGTGCTGGCAGGCACCGTCACCATGGCCGTGGCCTACAACGGCGACGCGGCCCGCGCCATGAGCGAGAGCCCCAAGATCGGCTATGTGCTTCCCAAAGAAGGGGGCAGCATCTGGGTGGATTCCCTGATGGTTCCAGCCAAAGCGCCCAACAAGGACGCCGCCATGCAATTCATCAATTACATTCTGGACGCCAAGGTGGGAGCGCAGCTCTCCAATTTCATCCAGTACGCCACCCCCAACAAGGCCTCGCTGCCCTACATCAATGCGAAAGACCGCAAAAACCCTGCCATCTACCCCACAGAAGCAGAGATCAAAAACCTCAAGTACATCGTTGATCTGGGCAAGAACAACCGCCTCTACGATGAAGTCTGGACCGAGGTCAAGTCGAGGTGA
- a CDS encoding ABC transporter ATP-binding protein → MSAQGLRLQNIHKTFAGVEALGNINLDIEAGEFFTLLGPSGCGKTTLLRIIAGFEVPDRGEVILHGQDISQKSAMQRPVNTVFQSYALFPHLNVYENVAFGLRSKRISGAEVDRRVKNALEMLRLGEFAKRFSHQMSGGQQQRVALARALVNEPEVLLLDEPLSALDAKLRTEVQIELRRLQHQLGTTFILVTHDQDEAMSVSDRIAVMRKGAIEQVGLPREVYATPKSRFVAEFLGLANLIQARMDQKTATTPFGRLHLSNAPSWQEGMLVIRPERVQLCEDPPLVNTFPSKVRDVVYRGSYLEVWLDREDLRVRTPPHQNLSVGQEIYVHFPQEALVPLEATP, encoded by the coding sequence ATGAGCGCACAGGGACTCAGACTGCAGAACATCCACAAGACCTTCGCCGGGGTGGAAGCCCTCGGCAACATCAACCTCGACATCGAGGCCGGAGAGTTTTTCACCCTGCTCGGGCCATCAGGGTGTGGAAAAACCACCTTGTTGAGGATCATTGCCGGATTTGAAGTGCCAGACCGGGGCGAGGTCATCTTGCACGGTCAGGACATCTCCCAGAAAAGCGCCATGCAGCGGCCTGTGAACACCGTGTTCCAGTCCTACGCGCTTTTTCCACACCTCAACGTCTATGAGAATGTGGCTTTTGGTCTGCGCAGCAAACGCATTTCCGGCGCAGAGGTGGACAGAAGGGTCAAAAACGCACTGGAAATGCTGCGTCTGGGAGAATTTGCAAAGCGGTTCTCCCACCAGATGTCCGGCGGTCAGCAGCAACGGGTCGCCCTCGCCCGTGCCCTGGTCAATGAACCAGAAGTGCTGTTGCTCGATGAGCCCCTCAGCGCACTGGATGCCAAACTCCGCACCGAGGTGCAAATTGAGCTGCGCAGGCTGCAACACCAGCTGGGCACCACCTTCATTCTGGTGACCCACGACCAGGACGAGGCCATGAGCGTCTCGGACCGCATTGCTGTGATGCGCAAAGGAGCCATTGAACAGGTCGGGTTGCCCAGAGAGGTGTACGCAACCCCAAAAAGCCGTTTTGTTGCCGAGTTTCTGGGCCTGGCAAACCTGATTCAGGCCAGAATGGACCAGAAGACCGCCACCACTCCATTTGGTCGCTTGCACCTGTCAAATGCCCCCTCCTGGCAGGAAGGCATGCTGGTGATCCGCCCCGAGCGGGTTCAACTCTGTGAAGATCCACCCCTGGTGAACACCTTCCCCTCAAAAGTGCGGGATGTGGTGTACCGGGGGTCCTACCTTGAGGTGTGGCTGGACCGGGAAGACCTGCGGGTGCGCACGCCTCCCCACCAGAACCTCAGCGTCGGGCAGGAGATCTACGTGCACTTTCCCCAGGAAGCCCTGGTTCCCCTGGAGGCAACCCCATGA
- the gabT gene encoding 4-aminobutyrate--2-oxoglutarate transaminase, with protein MTRAESRTRHLLDLRAKHVPRGVSNAHPIFAARAEGARLWDVDGREYLDFVGGIGVQNVGHSHPKVVNAVQAQLERYSHTCFQVTMYEPYVKLAERLNQLAPGDFEKKTIFLTTGAEAVENAVKIARAYTDRPAIVSLTSSFHGRTLLGMSLTGKAAYYKQNFGPYAPEVYHAPVPHAYRGRDTAQALEALRELFQTTVDPSRVAAIIFEPVLGEGGFIPLPAAYLQGLRELADQHGFLLIADEIQSGFGRTGKMFAIEHSGVVPDLITVAKSLAGGLPLSGVIGRAEVMDAPAPGGLGGTYAGNPLACAAGLAVLDILEEEGLAQADALGALLKDEFQRLSEKHPFVGEVRGLGAMMALEIVQNRDSRTPDAALTQRIIDHARDRGLLLLKAGMHGSVIRVLVPVTADLTDVQRGLNLLDEAMTAASGVI; from the coding sequence TTGACCCGAGCAGAATCGCGAACCCGACACTTGCTGGACCTGAGAGCGAAACATGTTCCCCGGGGGGTCAGCAATGCCCACCCCATCTTTGCAGCACGGGCAGAGGGGGCCAGGCTGTGGGATGTGGACGGCAGGGAATACCTGGATTTCGTGGGGGGCATCGGAGTGCAGAATGTCGGGCACAGCCACCCCAAAGTGGTAAATGCCGTGCAGGCCCAGCTTGAGCGCTACTCCCACACCTGCTTTCAGGTGACCATGTACGAGCCTTACGTCAAACTGGCAGAGCGCCTGAACCAGCTGGCTCCCGGGGACTTCGAGAAGAAAACCATCTTCCTGACCACCGGTGCGGAGGCCGTCGAGAACGCCGTAAAAATCGCCCGGGCCTATACGGACAGGCCTGCCATTGTCAGCCTGACCAGTTCTTTCCACGGGCGCACCCTTCTGGGCATGAGCCTGACGGGAAAAGCAGCATACTACAAACAAAACTTTGGCCCTTACGCACCAGAGGTCTACCACGCACCTGTGCCCCATGCCTACCGAGGAAGGGACACTGCTCAGGCCCTCGAAGCCCTGAGGGAACTCTTCCAGACCACAGTGGACCCCTCCAGGGTTGCTGCCATCATTTTTGAACCTGTGCTCGGAGAGGGTGGATTCATTCCTCTTCCAGCAGCCTACCTGCAAGGCCTTCGAGAACTGGCAGACCAGCATGGTTTCCTTTTGATCGCAGATGAAATCCAGTCTGGGTTTGGTCGCACCGGAAAAATGTTTGCCATTGAGCACTCTGGCGTGGTGCCTGACCTGATCACCGTGGCAAAAAGCCTTGCAGGCGGACTTCCCCTCTCTGGTGTGATCGGCAGGGCAGAGGTGATGGACGCACCCGCCCCAGGAGGACTCGGAGGTACCTATGCAGGGAATCCGCTGGCCTGTGCTGCAGGTCTTGCAGTGCTGGACATTCTGGAAGAAGAAGGGCTGGCACAGGCAGATGCCCTTGGAGCCCTGTTGAAAGACGAATTCCAGCGCCTCTCCGAGAAGCATCCTTTTGTGGGAGAGGTGCGAGGGCTCGGTGCCATGATGGCCCTCGAAATCGTGCAGAATAGAGACAGTCGCACCCCCGACGCGGCCCTCACCCAGCGGATCATCGATCATGCGCGGGACAGAGGTTTGCTCCTTCTGAAGGCTGGAATGCACGGATCGGTGATCCGGGTTCTGGTGCCAGTGACCGCAGATTTGACAGATGTGCAGCGTGGTTTAAACCTTCTCGATGAAGCCATGACGGCAGCCAGTGGGGTGATATGA
- a CDS encoding ABC transporter permease, producing the protein MRRHLVSGIALATLAFLYLPMLAVAVYSVNQAKYGMVFTGFTLNWYRQLIQNQEILEAARNTLFLALVSTLIATVLGTMLAIALERYPWGKRAQNFFSTVLYLPVVTPDIILAASLVVGFSLLRVVFSGFELGMPAMIIGHVTFQVAFVTLVVQGRMKAFSRDLEEAARDLYASNADVLRRVLLPLLTPGIVAGAMLAFTLSLDDFVISFFTAGPASTTLPLFIYASVRRGVTPEIHALSTLVFLVTVILVLVAERLSRRKSQ; encoded by the coding sequence ATGAGGCGGCATCTGGTTTCCGGCATCGCCCTGGCCACCCTGGCCTTCCTGTACCTCCCGATGCTGGCCGTCGCCGTCTACTCGGTGAATCAGGCGAAATATGGCATGGTCTTCACCGGATTCACCCTGAACTGGTACAGGCAGCTCATTCAGAACCAGGAGATTCTGGAGGCTGCCAGAAACACCCTGTTCCTGGCGCTGGTTTCCACGCTGATTGCCACGGTGCTCGGGACCATGCTTGCCATTGCCCTGGAACGCTACCCGTGGGGCAAGCGGGCGCAGAACTTCTTCAGCACCGTGCTCTATCTGCCTGTGGTCACTCCAGACATCATTCTGGCTGCCTCACTGGTGGTCGGATTCAGCCTGCTCAGGGTGGTTTTCAGTGGATTTGAACTGGGCATGCCTGCCATGATCATCGGGCATGTGACGTTTCAGGTGGCTTTTGTGACCCTCGTGGTGCAGGGCCGCATGAAGGCCTTTTCGCGCGATCTGGAAGAAGCGGCCCGCGACCTCTACGCCAGCAATGCAGATGTGCTCAGGCGCGTGCTGCTTCCGCTCCTCACCCCCGGAATCGTTGCAGGGGCCATGCTGGCCTTTACCCTCTCCCTTGATGATTTCGTCATCAGCTTCTTCACCGCAGGACCCGCAAGCACCACCCTTCCCCTTTTCATTTACGCCTCGGTCCGGCGCGGGGTCACCCCCGAGATTCACGCCCTCTCCACCCTGGTTTTTCTGGTCACGGTCATTCTGGTGCTTGTCGCAGAGCGCCTCTCAAGGAGGAAGTCACAATGA